From one Plasmodium knowlesi strain H genome assembly, chromosome: 11 genomic stretch:
- a CDS encoding riboflavin kinase, putative, whose translation MRANEGKKPIALIDADHYIINYRSTITTYVQNICNNLLKENGDSADHSNKEWDAKRRERIVCVFMFSMYLNNIHRNLNMFGYLHDVLIKYNHLMGRSRVSQGGIEKGEDRKMDKLHHVQVNETTLDGRTSLQREMGTCDEQYMGEKDGGSSGEGPSRHANNAQPGDICHFMHDLIKDKNYANMDNVRESKVCFLNIKNKEKNAKGSPESLIDSFDAEGHTCATELSSNSKISGTNLGHATKRSSTSNSDEDTADDEEGDVIADDIEDIAGNTAEESFKSAVHPDGDDTSLRTNRSTPAEAVNEDSLEDPQDDSFHESQGSTYRFSNSSPVCQGQKQFLINYSSVHMKVKNFDSLLCVENFLVEQKKQANIQHFSKEIENLYRIIVLSKLHIGVYRFLTFLKKEKYFLLFFSSNKKLTQTLFRYFKISKYFKNCYKIIDSFEELEKIGNANKEVLIFSNRECFVNSAKREGYFNVAGGKKNPSMATNCDDVNWDMLKYSQVFFSDTSDYMSNKYNDVVYPFVRNCNLTEDILSWRIFYIFKKYMYIHGTVVKGFGRGSKYLNIPTANISYSNLTSTDIMPGIYFGISRLKRKIYKTVVSIGYNPFFENKHITIEAFLYYKTNTLFYDEDIHLIIVGILRSESNFSYFSHLIQAIQFDCELARIILSRLQDDEQFLRCRDYLQSL comes from the coding sequence ATGCGCGCAAACGAGGGAAAGAAACCCATCGCACTTATAGATGCGGATCACTACATAATAAACTACAGAAGCACGATAACGACGTATGTACAAAACATCTGCAACAATCTTCTGAAGGAGAATGGAGACTCAGCTGATCATTCTAATAAGGAGTGGGACGCCAAGAGGAGGGAACGGATCGTTTGCGTTTTCATGTTCAGCATGTACCTTAACAATATCCACAGGAATTTAAATATGTTCGGTTACTTACATGACGTGCTGATAAAATATAACCATCTAATGGGGAGAAGCAGGGTCAGCCAAGGAGGGATAGAAAAGGGTGAGGATAGGAAGATGGACAAACTGCACCATGTCCAGGTGAATGAAACTACCCTGGATGGAAGAACGTCGCTACAGAGGGAAATGGGAACCTGTGACGAACAATACATGGGGGAGAAGGATGGAGGATCCAGCGGGGAAGGCCCTAGTCGACATGCAAACAATGCCCAACCCGGAGATATCTGCCATTTCATGCACGACTTGataaaagacaaaaattACGCCAACATGGATAACGTGAGGGAGTCGAAAGTCTGCTtcttaaacataaaaaataaagagaagAATGCAAAGGGGTCGCCTGAATCGTTAATAGATAGTTTCGATGCGGAAGGGCACACCTGTGCAACTGAACTGAGTAGCAACTCTAAAATAAGTGGGACGAATCTGGGCCATGCTACGAAGAGGAGTAGCACTAGCAACAGTGATGAGGATACAgcggatgatgaggagggcGATGTCATTGCAGACGACATAGAAGACATCGCTGGGAATACTGCTGAGGAGTCCTTCAAGTCTGCCGTGCATCCCGACGGAGATGATACATCCCTCAGGACGAATCGCAGCACGCCGGCTGAGGCTGTCAACGAAGACAGTCTAGAAGACCCCCAAGACGACTCCTTCCACGAATCGCAAGGTAGCACCTACCGCTTTAGCAACTCCTCTCCAGTGTGCCAAGGGCAAAAGCAGTTTTTAATAAACTACAGTAGTGTGCATATGAAGGTGAAAAATTTCGACAGCCTACTATGCGTGGAAAACTTTTTagtggaacaaaaaaaacaagcaaACATACAACATTTCTCCAAGGAAATAGAAAACCTGTACAGAATAATTGTGCTGTCCAAATTGCACATAGGAGTATATCgctttttaacttttttaaaaaaagaaaaatattttttactatttttcaGTTCCAATAAAAAGTTAACACAGACACTATTCAggtattttaaaatttcaaaatattttaaaaattgttacaaAATAATTGACTCATTTGAGGAActggaaaaaattggaaacgCCAATAAAGAGGTCCTCATATTTAGTAATCGTGAATGTTTTGTAAATTCAGCCAAAAGAGAAGGATATTTTAATGTAGCAGGGGGTAAGAAAAATCCTTCCATGGCAACAAACTGTGATGATGTGAACTGGGATATGTTAAAATATAGccaggtttttttttccgatacTTCCGACTATATGTCGAATAAATATAATGATGTTGTATATCCCTTTGTGCGAAATTGTAATTTAACGGAGGACATATTATCATGGcgcattttttatatttttaaaaaatatatgtacatacacggAACTGTGGTGAAAGGATTTGGAAGAGGCAGTAAATACTTGAACATTCCGACGGCCAATATTTCCTACTCCAATTTAACCTCCACCGATATTATGCCTGGCATATACTTTGGTATATCGagattgaaaagaaaaatttacaaaacggTGGTTTCAATTGGTTATAATCCCTTCTTTGAAAATAAACATATAACTATAGAAGCCTTTTTATACTACAAGACCAATACTTTATTTTATGATGAGGACATTCATTTAATTATTGTTGGTATTCTCCGAAGCGAAAGCAACTTTTCTTACTTTTCTCACCTCATTCAAGCCATCCAGTTTGACTGCGAACTCGCACGCATTATTCTCAGCAGACTTCAGGATGATGAGCAGTTCCTCCGATGCAGGGATTACCTCCAGTCGTTGTAG